A genomic stretch from Setaria viridis chromosome 1, Setaria_viridis_v4.0, whole genome shotgun sequence includes:
- the LOC117854464 gene encoding uncharacterized protein has protein sequence MPDNYRTEHHTFEVPNFKTSYHAIFGRPMLTRFMAIPHHTYLILKMLAPNGVLSIYSDVETSYKCDTEAVQLAETLEYSAKATAMLAKAQEVDQNQLTIPETEPTPTTLQPNLKVKKICLGLEDPSKVALMGSDLLPK, from the coding sequence aTGCCCGACAACTACCGTACGGAGCACCACACATTTGAAGTGCCCAACTTCAAaacttcctaccatgccatctttggcagaCCCATGCTCACGAGGTTCATGGCGATTCCACATcacacctacctcatcctcaagatgctgGCTCCAAACGGTGTCCTCTCCATCTATAGTGACGTTGAGACGTCATACAAGTGTGACACGGAGGCGGTACAGCTCGCTGAAACCTTGGAGTACTCAGCCAAAGCCACTGCCATGCTCGCCAAGGCACAGGAGGTGGACCAGAACCAGCTCACGATCCCAGAGACTGAGCCGACACCCACAACACTACAGCCCAACCTgaaggtcaagaagatctgccttGGCCTGGAAGACCCCTCCAAGGTGGCCCTCATGGGGTCTGACCTCCTCCCCAAATAG